The following proteins are encoded in a genomic region of Magnolia sinica isolate HGM2019 chromosome 1, MsV1, whole genome shotgun sequence:
- the LOC131237035 gene encoding protein DOWNY MILDEW RESISTANCE 6-like, whose protein sequence is MEEMISAVEGFFSLPWEEKVKYASDNVMSPVRYGTSLNTSVAHVRHWRDYLRHYCHPIEKNFHLWPDNPPSYREVTKEYTKALWRLILDLAGAVSEGLGLEKDYLEKFMGQGFQPIANNYYPKCPEPHLTLGLAAHSDHGCLTILMDNGVEGLQVKHNDEWVPVRHVPGSFIVNLGDTIQIMSNGRYESVEHRAVVNEERARISVAVGSGPELDAILAPASQLVDEDGGPKYKPVVYKDYVKYQQTIVTRGKTALQMVMA, encoded by the exons ATGGAGGAGATGATAAGTGCAGTAGAAGGCTTCTTCTCTCTTCCATGGGAAGAAAAGGTGAAGTATGCCTCTGACAATGTTATGAGCCCTGTACGATATGGCACGAGCTTGAACACGTCGGTGGCCCATGTGCGCCATTGGAGGGACTACTTACGCCACTACTGCCATCCAATTGAAAAGAACTTTCATCTATGGCCAGATAATCCCCCAAGTTACAG GGAAGTAACGAAGGAATATACGAAGGCACTTTGGAGGCTGATTCTAGATTTAGCCGGGGCAGTTTCAGAAGGCCTTGGGCTTGAAAAAGACTACTTAGAGAAGTTTATGGGCCAAGGTTTCCAGCCAATTGCAAATAATTACTATCCCAAGTGTCCAGAGCCGCATCTCACGTTAGGCCTCGCAGCACATTCGGACCATGGATGTCTTACCATACTCATGGACAACGGCGTCGAAGGATTGCAGGTGAAGCACAACGACGAGTGGGTCCCAGTCCGGCACGTGCCAGGATCGTTCATTGTCAACCTCGGCGACACTATACAG ATAATGTCGAATGGGAGGTATGAGAGCGTCGAACACCGGGCAGTGGTGAACGAGGAAAGAGCAAGGATCTCCGTTGCTGTTGGCAGTGGACCCGAGCTGGATGCAATCCTGGCCCCAGCTAGCCAACTTGTGGATGAAGATGGTGGGCCCAAGTACAAGCCTGTAGTATACAAAGACTACGTGAAGTACCAGCAAACCATTGTCACGAGGGGAAAGACTGCATTACAGATGGTCATGGCATGA